ATGTTATTTTGAATTATTTTTTTTAAACAAAATCGTAATAAATTAATTGGAAATAATTGAGGAGTTAAAGCATGCCAAATATTTTTTCTTTCAATAGTGTATGATATCTTTTTAGTATTATGACTAACATATTTTATAGTATCAGATATAGGTCTTGCTAGAATACCACCTATTTTACTCTTTTTAGTAATAGAAATTAATTTTTCTAAATCTTGATAACTTATACATGGTCGAACAGCATCATGTACTATAACCCATTTTTCATGTATTGGTAAAACTAAACCTGATAAAACTGAATTAATTCTTTTATTACCACCTATAACAGAAACAACTCGTATATCAGATGAAATAGATAATTTTTTAAAATAATTATCTTGTTTATTTAAACTTACAATAACTCGAACTATATTAGGATGTGATAATAACGCAATTAAGGTATATTCAAGAATTGTTCTATTTTTAATTTTGATATATTGTTTTGGAATACCAGATAACATTCTTTTACCTACCCCTGCAGCTGGAACAATAGCGACAATTTTAGGTTGAAAACAATGCTTAAACATAATTTATACCTAATTTTTATATTTAAAATATAATTTTATTTAATATAAATTTAAAAAATTTTTAATCTTTAATATGACTATTTAGTTGTTCAATTTCTGATTTTAATTTATTATTTTTTATCTCAAGTTCTTTATTTTTTTTTTTTTGGACAATAATTTTTTTATATATTTTAATATAATCTAAAACACCATTTTTACCAATCCAAAGTGAATATTGTAACCAAATAAATAATAAAAATAAAAATATTTTTAATATTTTCATATAATTGCTCGAAATAATTTTTTGTTATTTTAAAATATTAGAAAAACATATAATATTTTTTTGATATAAAACTTTAATTATTTTTTTAATATTTTTTTTAAAAGAAACAGTTCCATCTAAATAAATATCTGGTTTTTCTGGTTCTTCGTATAATGAATTAATTCCAGTAAAATCAATAATTTTTTTTTGACGAGATTTTTTATATAATCCTTTAGGATCACGTTCTTCACATATTTTTATAGGAGTATCAACAAAAACTTCTAAAAAATTATTTTTTCCTAAAATATTAGCAACCATAAATCTTTGTTTTCTATATGGAGAAATAACTGCAACTAAAACTATCAAACCTGCATCTAACATTAATTTAGATACTTCCGCAATACGTCGAATATTTTCATTTCGATCTTCAAGAGAAAAATTTAAATCTGAACATAATCCACATCGAATATTATCACCATCTAAAACATAAGTATGAATACTATTTTTAAATAAAACATTCTCTAATATATTAGCAATAGTAGATTTTCCAGAACCTGATAACCCTGTAAACCATATAACAATAGATTTATGAATATTATTTTTCTCTCGTTTTATACGAGTAACTTCATATTTTTGAAAAATAATATTTTTTTTGAATTGATTATTCATTTTAATATAAACCTATAATTTATTCTTTATATTCCAATGTGGAAAATATTTTAAAATTAAATTATATAAATCTAATTCAAAACCTTTCATTTTATTTTTAATAATAATTGATTTATCTTTTTTATATTTTTGAATCATACCTGCACCCACTGTATCATTCTTTAGAACATCAATAAAAATCATATTACCTGTAAATTTATTTATTCTATAATCATCAAATAAAACAGGTTCACTAAATATAACTTTTATTCTACCAATGCTATTTAATTGTAATGAATTAGATTCATTTTTTACTAAAGTATTAACATTAATTTGAAATAAGATTTCTTTAATATAAACACGTATTTTTTTACCTGATAATTTAGCATTATATGATTTTCCAACTTCTAAAGAATCATTAGACATCCAGACAATATTAATTATAGCTTCCTGAGAAGGTTGAATAACAGAATCAACATTAACAAAAAAATCACCTCGACTAATATCAATTTCATCTTTTAATACTATTGTAATTGGTTCACCACAGTGCGCAATTTTTAAATCTTGATTAAATGTTAAAATACGAGTAACAGATGAAATAATATTAACAGGTAATATTTTAATTGATTGACCTACATAAATTTCACCAGAAAATAACGTCCCTGAATATCCTCTAAAATTAGAATTAGGACGATTTACATATTGTACTGGAAATCGAATCTCTTTTGAATAAATATTATTATTTATTTCTATTGTTTCTAAAAGTTTTAATAATGTATAACCTTTATACCAAGGCATATAATTACTAGAAAATACAATATTTTCACCTATTAAAGCTGATATAGGAACAAAAAAAATTTTTAAATTTTGAGGAAGTTTTTGAGAAAATAATAAAAAATTTTTTTTTATTTTTAAAAAAATTTTTTCATTATAATCTACTAAATCCATTTTATTTACTGCTACAATTAAATATTTTATTCCTAATAATGTAGATATAAAACTATGTCGATAAGTTTGTTCAGATAATCCTTTTTTTACATCAACTAAAATAACAGATAAATCACAAGTAGAAGCACCTGTAACCATATTACGTGTATATTGCTCATGACCTGGTGTATCAGCAATTATAAATTTTCTTTTATCAGTAGAAAAATAACGATATGCTACATCAATTGTAATACCTTGTTCACGTTCAGATTGCAAACCATCTACTATTAATGCAAGATCAAGATTTTTTCCTTGAGTACCATGATATTTACTATCTTTTTTTAAAGAAGATAATTGATCATCATAAATTTGCTTAGTGTCATGTAATAAACGACCAATTAGAGTACTTTTACCATCATCTACACTACCACATGTTAAAAATTTTAATAATGTTTTTTTCTTGTCTAAATCTATCCAATTATAAAAATGATCGAAAAAATTTATGTTTTTTGTATTAAAATGAGTGTTCATTTTAGTTAAATTTCACCTATATTTAATATATTTTTAAAAATAACCCTGTCTTTTTTTAAATTCCATTGAATTTTTTTGATCATAATCAATAGATCGACCCATTCTTTCACTAGTTTTAGTTATTAGTGTCTCTTTAATAATATCTTCAAGATTAATAGCATTCGACTCAATTGCACTGGTTAAAGGCCAGCAACCTAAAGTTCTAAACCTTACCATTTTATGCATCACTTTTTCATTTTTATTAATTTTCATACGTTCATCGTTAATTACTAAAAGAATTCCATTTCTTTCTATAACTGGACGCATAGCAGAAAAATATAAAGGAACAATTTCAATTTTTTCTAAAAAAATATATTGCCAAATATCTAATTCAGTCCAATTAGATAACGGAAAAACACGAATATTTTCACCTTTATTAATTTGACTATTATAATTCCACCATAATTCCGGTCGTTGTTTTTTTGGGTCCCATTGATGAAATTTATCACGAAAAGAATAAATACGCTCTTTAGCACGGGATTTTTCTTCATCTCTTCTAGCACCACCAAATGCAGCATCAAATTGATATTTATTTATTGCCTCCTTTAACCCCTCTGTTTTCATGACATCAGTATATTTAGAAATATTACTATTAAATGGATTAAGACCTAGTAATTTACCTTTCATATTATGATGTATAATTAATTCTAAATTAGAATTTTTCACAATACGATCTCTAAAAGTATACATTTCTTTAAATTTCCATCCAGTATCTACATGTAATAATGGAAATGGTATACGACCTGGGTAAAACGATTTTTTTGCGAGATGTAACATAACAGAAGAATCTTTTCCAATAGAATAAAGCATTACAGGATTTTCAAATTCTGCTACAACCTCTCTCATAATATAAATACTTTCTGATTCTAACTGACGTAAATAAGTAGTATTTTTTTTAAACATTATATTTCCTTAAATCTTTATTATAGAGATCTAGTACTACTATTTTATTAAAATAAAGTCGAATCTTTAAACCATGTTAATTTTTTATGTAATGAAACTACATCTCCAATAATTAATAAAGAAGGGCTAATAGTTAATTTAAATATTTTATCAATTTCATCTAGACGTCCTATAGTAACTTTTTGTTTTATGGTAGTACCCTGACTAATAATAGCTACTGGAGTAGATTGTAAACGACCATTTAAAATAAGCTGTTTAGAAATTTCAGAAGCTTTTAAGGAAGCCATATATATCACTAAAGTATAAGAAGAATCAGATAAAACAGACCAATTATTTAAAACATTATTAAAACATTTATGACCTGTAATAAATATCACTCCTTGTGCATAATCACGATGTGTTAATGGTATCCCAGAATAAGCAGATATTCCAATTCCAGCTGTGATTCCAGGAACTACTTGAACATTAATATTAGCATTTTTTAAAGCTTCCAACTCTTCCCCTCCACGACCAAATATAAAAGGATCTCCCCCTTTTAAACGTACTACTTTTTTTCCTTCTTTAGCTAAAAAAATTAATAATTTTATAATTTTTTTCTGTGTAATACTTTTAATTCCAGCTTTCTTTCCAACATAAATGCATTTTGCATCTCTACGAATAAAATTTAATATATCTTTAGAAATTAAGTTATCATATAATACTACATCTGCGTCTTGCATTACTTGTACAGCTCTTAAAGTTAATAAATCACTATTCCCAGGTCCAGCTCCAACTAAAATAACTTCTCCAATTAATGTATTGGGTCTTTTAATCATATTTTTTAAAATAGAAATAGCTTTTTTTTCTTGTCCATTAATTACATATTGAATAAAAATACTGTTAAATAACTTTTCCCAGAAATTTTTTCTTTCTAATATATTAGAAAAATTATTTTTAACTATCTCTCTCCATTTTCCAGCAATTTTAGCAATATTTCCAAATTTTATAGGTAACATTGATTCAATTTTTTTACGCAATAAACGGAGTAAAACTGGCGCTTTTCCTGCTGAAGAAATAGCTACGATTATAGGAGACCGATTAATAATAGATGGAAAAATAAAAGAACATCTTGATTTATCATCAACCACGTTAACTAATATTCTATTTTTATTACATATTTCAAAAATTTTTTTATTTAATTTAGTATTATTAGTAGCTGCTATAACTAAAAACATATTTTCTAAAAAAGATATTTTAAATTCTTTAGAAATCCAAAATATTTTTTTATTTTTAATTAAATCTTGAATTTCTAAAGATACATCTTGAGAAATAATATTAATGATAGCTTTACAACTTAATAATATTTTTATTTTATTTAGTGCAATATCACCAGCACCTATAATAAGTATATTTTTTGATTTTAAATCTAAAAAAACAGGTAAATAATCCATATTAAACCTATAAAATACAATAAAAAAATTATATAAAATTTAAAACTATTAAAATGTAAATTTTAAATATTTTAAATTTAATTATTATTGTGTAATCCGCATTCTCTTTTTAAACCAAAAAATCGAGTTTCCTCTTCTAACATACCTGGTTTATATTTTTTAGTAGTATGTACGTCTCCAACGGAAACATAACCATCTTTTAATAATGGATGATTATCTAAACTATTATCTTTAATATATTTATAAATATGGTCATTAGACCAATCTACAATTGGAAGAATTTTAAAAACTCCTTGTTGAATAGAAATATATGGTAAATTATTTCTACTATTAGATTGTTGACGACGTAATCCTGCAAACCATGTCTTTACAGATAACTTTTTTAAAGCTATATTCATTGGTTCTATTTTGTTAATTTTATTATATAGATCAATTCCACGAATTCCTTGTTTCCATAATTTTCCATATCGTGCTTCCTGCCATGCTGGAGAAATATTTGATCGAAAAACTTTCAAGTTTAATTGAAATTTTTTTTCTATCATATCAATAAAACGATATGTTTGAGGAAATAAATATCCTGTATCAATTAATACAACAGGAATATTAGATTTTTGTTTAATTAAAAGATGTAATAATACAATAGATTGAATACCAAAACTAGAAGATATAATATGCACGCTAGGTAATTTACTTAAAGCCCAAGATATACGTTTTTCAACTGAATATTTTGATAGTAACATATTACATTCAGATAATAATTCTTTTTTTTTTGAAAAATCTAATGTATTTATGTTTTCATAATTAAAGTACGGCATTTTTTCTCACTATTAATTCCAAAAATCGTAGATAGGATTAATTACTGCTTTAACAATATTTTTTCGAATCACAAAATCACCAAAATCTTCATTTTCATTACGATAAATTGACCAATTTTTTATTAAAAACTTTAAATGAATTAAAATTTCTTTTTCTGTAATATTTTCTTTATATATTTTTGGAATTCTAGTACCTATTCTATTTCCACCAATATATAAATTATATCTTCCCATTGATTTTCCAATTAAACCAATTTCAGATAATAAAGATCTACCACAACCATTAGGACATCCAGAAATACGAAAAATAATTATTTCTTTTTCTACACCGTATTTTAACATAATACATTCTATTTCATGAATAAAAAATGATAATATTCGCTCTGCCTCTGCCATAGCTAATGGGCAAGTTGGAAAAGATACACAAGCCATAGAATTCTCGCGCAATTTACTATTTTTTTTAATTAATCCATGAGATATAGCAATTTTTTCAATATTATTTTTATTTGAATTTGATATTTCTGAAATAATAATATTTTGATTAGATGTTAATCTAAAATTTCCTTTATGAATAGTTGAAATTTTTAATAATCCTGATTTTAACAATTGATTCTTATTATCACATATACGTCCATTTTGTATAAATATTGTTAAACTCCAATTATTATTAATATCTTTTTTCCAGCCTATTTGATCTCCTCGAGTTGTAAAAAAATAAGGTTGAATTGGTTTAAAAATAACATTTGCTCTTTTTTCAACTTCTTTCTTGAAAATATTTAATCCTACATTTTCTATAGTATATCTAGTTTTTGCATTTTTACGATCAGTTCGATTACCCCAATCTCGTTGCGTTGTAACTATAGCCTGAGCTATAGATAAAGTATCATTAATATTAATATACCCTAATTCAACTGCAAGAGCAGGCCAAGTTTTTTTATTTCCATGAGTAATTGATAACCCCCCGCCTATTAATACATTAAATCCAATAATTTTATCATTTTTTGTAATAGCTATAAAATTCATATCATTTGCATATAAATCTACATCATTATAGGGAGGAATAACTACTGTCGTCTTAAATTTTCTTGGTAAATATGTTTCACCTAAAATAGGTTCATTATCAGTACTAAAAACTTTTTTATGATCCAACCAGATTTCTGCATATGCTTTTGTTTGAGGTAGTAAAAAATTAGAAATTTTTTTAGACCATTGATAACATTCTTTATGTAATTTAGATTCCATAGGATCAGAGGTACAAAGTACATTTCTATTAACATCATTTGCAGTTCCAATAGAGTCTAAACCTATTTGATTTAATAATTGATGAATATTTTTTAAATTTTTTTTTAAAATACCATGCAATTGAAAAGTTTGCCGGTTAGTTAATCGAATAGTACCATATAATGTATGTTTAGTAGCAAATGAATCAATTTTTAACCATTGTTTAGATGAAATTACCCCACCGGGTAATCTACAACGTAACATCATAGCATAACGAGGTTCTAATTTTTGTTCATTACGTTCTAAACGAAGATCACGATCATCTTGTTGATACATACCGTGAAATCGAATTAATGAAAAATTATCTCCAGTAAAACCATTAGTAATCTCATTTTTTAAATCATTAATAATAGTACCTCTAAGATAATTACTATTTTTTTTAATATGCTCTTCTTTTGTAAGATTTGAAGATTTTTCTTTTTTAAAATTTTTTATCATTAATATATATCTCTTTGATAACGACGAGTTAAACGTAAATTATCTAAAAATTTATTTGCACTTTCTATATTCATATTTCCATAATAGCTAATAATATCTAATAATGCTTGATGAACATCTTTCGCCATATTAGAAGCAGAACCGCATACATATATATATGATTGATCTTCTATCCAATTCCATATTTCTTTTCCACATTCCTTCATTTTATCCTGTATATATATTTTTTTTTCTTGATCTCTCGACCATGCTAGAGTGATATTTGTAAGCAATCCTTTTTTTAAATACCTTTGCCATTCTATTTGATATAAAAAATCTTCAGTAAAATTAGGATTTCCAAAAAAAATCCAATTTTTACCAGTTGATTTATCATTATCTCTTTGTTGCATAAATGCTCTATAAGGAGCTATACCTGTTCCTGAACCAATCATAATAATAGGTTTTGTTTGATCATCAGGCAATCTAAAATTATTATTTTCTTCAATAAAAATTTCTAAAGGATCATCAATTTTTAATAACACTGATAAATAACCTGAAGCACCTCCTAAATGTATTTCTCCAGATATATTTTTTTTCACTACACTTACTGTAATATGAATTTCATCAATATTTTCAGCTTGTGATGAAGAAATTGAATATAATCGCGGTGTTAAAGGACGTAAAATATTAATAAAATCTTGGCAGGAAATATGATAAGGATGATCTTTAATCATATTAATTAATGGGGTATTTTCAACATATTTTTCTAAATATTGATCATTTGATACTATATTTTTTAAAAATTTATTTTCTGTAATATCAGCATATTTTTTTACAATATTTTTAGTATTTTTAGTTAATTCAAAATGATTTTTTAACGCTTCAAATATATTTATTTTTTTATTTTTAAACTTTATTAAACTAGATTTTTTTATAGATAAAGTTTTTAATATCTTTTTTACTAAATTAATATCATTTTTATACCACACTCCTAATGCATCACCAGGTTTATATTTAATATTTAAATTACTAATATCTATTTCAATATGACGAATATCTTTAGTAGAATTTCTACCGGTGATTTTCTGATTATTTATAATATTTGCTACAGCAGGACTATATTTTGTATAATTTTTTATTGTATTAGAATTTTTTTCTAATGATATCGTACTAGACGATGATAAAATATTAACCTTATTTAATACTAATAATAATTCTTTTGACCATTTTATATAATTATCTTCATATTCAATATCATTATCTAATCGATCTATCAGTTTAGAAGCTCCTAATTCATTTAATCTCTTATCAAAATCTTTTCCTGCTTGGCAAAATAAATTATAAGAACTATCTCCCAATGAAAATATACTATATTTTAGATGATTTAATTTAGGAGCCCTTTTCGACATAATAAATTTGTATAAAGATAAAGCTTCTTCAGGAGGTTCTCCCTCACCCTGAGTTGAGATAATTAAAATTAAAAATTTTTCATTTTTTATATTTTTAAAATTATAATCAGAAGCTTTAATTAAATAAGTTTTTTTATTATTTTTATTTAAATATGCATTAAGACGCTTTGAAAGTAATCTAGCATTACCTGTTTGAGAAGCAGATACAATTGTAATTATATGGTCATTTATATTTTTTTTTTCTAAATCAAGTACATTGATATTATTTTTATCATTAAAAGAATTTTGATTAGCTAAATTCCAAAAATAACCAGAAATCCAAGCAAGCTGAACATTAGAGCAATTTTTTTCAAAATCTTTTAAAAGTTCTATTTGATTTGAATCTAATGGAAAGATAGAATTAAAAAAATTTTTATTTTTCATTATACTAAATACCTAAATTTTATAAAAATAAAATTAATATAATTAATTTAATATAATTTACATAAATTATTAATTTTTATCTACTAATAAAAACATTGAAATTATTTATAATTATAATATTAAATATAAAAAGTTTACTTGTTTTCTAATTTAATTAATTTAGATTTAGCATTTTCAATTATTATATTAGGTATACTAGATAATGAAGTTATTGATATTCCGTAATTTTTTTTCAATAAACATGTTTTTATATATTCATAAATTAATTCTAATTTTATTAATTTAACAAAATAAGTGGAAAATAAAAATATTGATTTTGTTTTTTAAAATAAGATACTCAGAACATAACCAAGCCAAGGATAATCCATCATTAGTAGATACACCTTTATCTAATTCATCTACTAATACTAAACTATGTAAAGTAGCATAATTTCAAATATTAAATATTTCTTTTGTTTCTACTATAAATATAGATTTACCATTACTTAAACTATCTAATGTATTAATATGCGTAAAAATTTTATCAATAGGGCTAATACAAGCATATTTTTCAATTATAAAACTACCTTATAAACTATTATAAGAATTAAATTAATTTATCTCATATATTTACTTTTTTCAGCTATATTAAATCTTTTGATAAGTAATGATCAATTTTTTAATTTAACAAAATAAAATTACTGATAAATAGATTATCTAAATGAAATTTAACAACTGGATATTGACTATTTATTTTATTAAAAAATATCGTATTTTTTAGTTATTTAGAATATATATAATTTAAAAAAATAACACATTCATATGAATTTACTAAAACATCTAATTCTGATAATACTATAGAACTATCTTTTAATTTTGTTTAAAACAGATCTATAATATCAAACAATTCAAAACTCTTTCTAATCTAAAATTAATACCTGAAATTTTTATATTATTAACTTTTTTATATTCTTTTAATAATAGTATAGTATAACGCTCAGTATTTTTTAAAAACTTCTATCTTTATATAATATTTTGGAATAATTGATGTATGACATTGTCTAATTTGAAAATAATAATTAATTGTATTATATCTAATTTAAAATGAATCAATCATCAATTTTTTTCTTTGATTTCAAATTTTGTAAATATTCTTAAGAATTATTTTTTTAAAGCTCTTAAATCATCAAGTTTTTAACTATAATGTAAAATAATTACATTTCTATCTCGAGTAGATATAAGAACACTTTTTTTTAATAAATTTTTTTAGTAAAGATTTTATTATTTTAAAATTTCCAATTCTAATATTTATCTGTTTTTATATCATTACAATTAACTTGTTTTAGTATAAAATGTAAACAAAATAGTATTTCTAATGTAAAACACATTCTTATAAAATCACGAGGTGAGCTATCGTTAAGGAAATTCTAGAACATATTTTTTTAAATCACTAACTTGACAAAAAATACTTTGTATTTCTTAATAAAAAATTTTTAAAAAATTAATCATTTTTGTCTTTTTCTAACTAATCTATAATCTTTTAAAGGAGATTTTAACCATCTATTCAATAATTTACTACCCAAAATTTTTTTTTTTATTTAATATAAAAATAATTTTTTTTTTTTTTTTTTTTTTTTTTTTTTTTTGAAATGCTTTCAGTAATTTCAAAACTTTTATAAATACTTTTATTTATAAAAATACTATTTTCATATAGTTAAATTCATTTCAAAAATATGAGATAAACAACTTATATATATTTATTTAGAATATTTCAATAAACAACTAGAAAAACATATAACAAAATGATTCTTTTTAATATAAAATCCATCTAAATTACAAGTTTTAAATTTTGAATTTAATAATTTATAAGAAGAATCTAAATCAAAATCCAATAAAGAATAACGATTACTAAAAAATTTATTTTTTTAATTAATTCAACATCTTTCAAATTATCAGGATATAATAATTATTTAGAATTTGTATGTTTAATCTATGAAATTAAAGAATTTTAGAACAGTATTAATAAAAACCAAAAAATCTAAAGAAAGATCTAAAATAGTATATGCAAATTTATTATTTTCTTTCCAAATTAACCCAATAAAATTATCTTTAGTATCTTCAAGAAAAACTTTATCTATAATAATAACTAGAGTAATTATACAAACTACTTTTCAGGTAGTTAATTTATTTTTAGAATATTCATCTTTAATCTAATTATATTACAATAGGTTCACCTAATTTAATTAATTTAAAAAATATAATAGTCTGATGTGTGACATGAAAAACAAACCATTGGTACAACGTTATTATTTTAATATCCTTTTTTATATAATTTTTAATATACTAGAAATATATTTTCATCATCAAAAGATAATTCATAAAAATCACCCATATGATAAAAAGTAACATATCAAGGTATTTTGATTTTAAAGATAAATATTATTTTATCATATAAGTATGATTAATTTCTTTAAAAATAAAATTATTTTTTATTATTTGATATCTAGTTGAAAATATAAACTTATTTATAAAAAATATTAAATTAAACTGTTTATTATTATATAAAAAATATTTTATTGAAATAAATTATAAATTATATTCGTTTTTTAAAATATTTAAATTTGGATAAAATTATGAAACAACTATTAATTTTTTTATTTAGTATATTATTTTCTTATAATTCTTTAAGTTGCGAATTTAGTAATAAAAAAGAATATAATATAAGAAAAAAAAATATTTCTGATGTTCCAGAAATAATGAATTTTTTTTCTTTTTTTTGCCCATATTGTTATGAAATTGAAAAAAATTATAATATTTATAAATTAATAAAAAAAAAGAAAAATAAAAATATAAATATAAAAACGTACCACGTGAATTTTTTAGGAGGAAAATTAGGAAAAATCCTAACAAAAGCATGGATAGTAGCAGAACAAATGGGTGTTGAAGATAAAATAATAATACCTATTTTTCAAGGAATTCAAGAAACTCATACTATTCAAAATGTTGATAATATTAAAAAAATATTCTTAAAAAATACTTCAATTAGTATTAAAAAATATAATCAATTTTGGAATAGTTTTTTTATTAAAATACTAATTCAAAAACATAATGATGATATTAAAAAAGCAAAATTAAATTTTATCCCTACAATGTTAATAAATGGAAAATATATAATTGAATTTTCTAAATTAGAAGTATTATTTAAAAACAATTTTTCAAAAAAATATATTAAATTAATAAATTTTTTATTAAAAAACAAGTAAATATTAAAATATAAAAAATAACTTTATAAGATAAAAAAAATGCATATAAAAAAACAACCAATAATTATAATAGATGGAAATTTATATTTATATCGATCTTATTTTACCTTTCAATATTTTAACTATAATCAAGAAAATCCATATGGAGCAATATATGGTATGTTAAAAACAATAAAAAATATTTTAATGAAATATTATTATTCAAAAAAAATTATTATTATATTTGATTCATCTAAAAAAACTTTTAGAAGCAAAATCTTTACTGAATATAAAAAAAATAGACCATCAATGCCAAATTCACTGTATATACAAATAAAACCTCTGTTTAAAATTTTAGAAGAAATTGGAATTCAAACTTTAAGTATACCTGGTATAGAAGCAGATGATCTTATTGGTAGTTTTGCCCATAAAGTTGAGCAATCTGGAGAAAATGTTTTAATTGTAAGTCATGATAAAGATATGATACAACTTTTAACAAAAAATATTCATATTTTCAATATAACTAAAAATGAAACTATTACTCCAAAAAAAATAAAAGAAAAATATGGAATTGATCCTAAAGAATTTATTGATC
The Buchnera aphidicola (Protaphis terricola) genome window above contains:
- the cysI gene encoding assimilatory sulfite reductase (NADPH) hemoprotein subunit, whose amino-acid sequence is MIKNFKKEKSSNLTKEEHIKKNSNYLRGTIINDLKNEITNGFTGDNFSLIRFHGMYQQDDRDLRLERNEQKLEPRYAMMLRCRLPGGVISSKQWLKIDSFATKHTLYGTIRLTNRQTFQLHGILKKNLKNIHQLLNQIGLDSIGTANDVNRNVLCTSDPMESKLHKECYQWSKKISNFLLPQTKAYAEIWLDHKKVFSTDNEPILGETYLPRKFKTTVVIPPYNDVDLYANDMNFIAITKNDKIIGFNVLIGGGLSITHGNKKTWPALAVELGYININDTLSIAQAIVTTQRDWGNRTDRKNAKTRYTIENVGLNIFKKEVEKRANVIFKPIQPYFFTTRGDQIGWKKDINNNWSLTIFIQNGRICDNKNQLLKSGLLKISTIHKGNFRLTSNQNIIISEISNSNKNNIEKIAISHGLIKKNSKLRENSMACVSFPTCPLAMAEAERILSFFIHEIECIMLKYGVEKEIIIFRISGCPNGCGRSLLSEIGLIGKSMGRYNLYIGGNRIGTRIPKIYKENITEKEILIHLKFLIKNWSIYRNENEDFGDFVIRKNIVKAVINPIYDFWN
- a CDS encoding assimilatory sulfite reductase (NADPH) flavoprotein subunit — encoded protein: MKNKNFFNSIFPLDSNQIELLKDFEKNCSNVQLAWISGYFWNLANQNSFNDKNNINVLDLEKKNINDHIITIVSASQTGNARLLSKRLNAYLNKNNKKTYLIKASDYNFKNIKNEKFLILIISTQGEGEPPEEALSLYKFIMSKRAPKLNHLKYSIFSLGDSSYNLFCQAGKDFDKRLNELGASKLIDRLDNDIEYEDNYIKWSKELLLVLNKVNILSSSSTISLEKNSNTIKNYTKYSPAVANIINNQKITGRNSTKDIRHIEIDISNLNIKYKPGDALGVWYKNDINLVKKILKTLSIKKSSLIKFKNKKINIFEALKNHFELTKNTKNIVKKYADITENKFLKNIVSNDQYLEKYVENTPLINMIKDHPYHISCQDFINILRPLTPRLYSISSSQAENIDEIHITVSVVKKNISGEIHLGGASGYLSVLLKIDDPLEIFIEENNNFRLPDDQTKPIIMIGSGTGIAPYRAFMQQRDNDKSTGKNWIFFGNPNFTEDFLYQIEWQRYLKKGLLTNITLAWSRDQEKKIYIQDKMKECGKEIWNWIEDQSYIYVCGSASNMAKDVHQALLDIISYYGNMNIESANKFLDNLRLTRRYQRDIY
- a CDS encoding DsbA family protein, yielding MKQLLIFLFSILFSYNSLSCEFSNKKEYNIRKKNISDVPEIMNFFSFFCPYCYEIEKNYNIYKLIKKKKNKNINIKTYHVNFLGGKLGKILTKAWIVAEQMGVEDKIIIPIFQGIQETHTIQNVDNIKKIFLKNTSISIKKYNQFWNSFFIKILIQKHNDDIKKAKLNFIPTMLINGKYIIEFSKLEVLFKNNFSKKYIKLINFLLKNK
- a CDS encoding 5'-3' exonuclease, which produces MHIKKQPIIIIDGNLYLYRSYFTFQYFNYNQENPYGAIYGMLKTIKNILMKYYYSKKIIIIFDSSKKTFRSKIFTEYKKNRPSMPNSLYIQIKPLFKILEEIGIQTLSIPGIEADDLIGSFAHKVEQSGENVLIVSHDKDMIQLLTKNIHIFNITKNETITPKKIKEKYGIDPKEFIDLLALMGDVSDNIPGVPKIGIKTALFLLQKFSNIENIYNNLEKIKDLSLRNSKIVVKQLKIYKDTAFLSYQLAKIKLDIPIYINSKDIILKTMSFKKLSNLIKIYNIKQKKI